A DNA window from Moorella thermoacetica contains the following coding sequences:
- the tsaD gene encoding tRNA (adenosine(37)-N6)-threonylcarbamoyltransferase complex transferase subunit TsaD: MVKELATETNILAIESSCDETAAAIVSDGTRVRANIIASQIAVHRRFGGVVPEIASRHHMENIVPVVSEALATAGLAFSDVDAVAVTYGPGLVGALLVGVAYAKSLAYALGKPLIGVHHLLGHIYAGFLAYPGLPLPAVSLVVSGGHTNLVYLEDHTTRRILGSTRDDAAGEAFDKVARVLGLPYPGGPELEKLAREGNPRAIPFPRAWLEENSLDFSFSGLKSAVINYLHHARQVGQEVNRADVAASFQAAVAEVLVTKTLLAATSYRARSILLAGGVAANSVLRRELRSAGEQAGLPVFFPPRELCTDNAAMIGCAAYYQYLRRDFAPLSLNAIPDLPLN, from the coding sequence ATGGTAAAGGAATTGGCGACAGAAACGAATATCCTGGCCATCGAGAGTTCCTGTGATGAGACGGCGGCGGCCATTGTCAGCGACGGCACCAGGGTTCGGGCCAACATCATCGCCTCCCAGATCGCCGTTCACCGCCGCTTTGGCGGCGTGGTGCCGGAAATAGCTTCCCGCCACCATATGGAGAATATAGTACCGGTGGTATCGGAGGCCCTGGCTACAGCCGGCCTGGCCTTTAGCGATGTGGACGCCGTGGCGGTGACCTATGGTCCCGGACTGGTAGGGGCCCTGCTGGTGGGTGTCGCTTACGCCAAGAGCCTGGCCTACGCCCTGGGTAAGCCCCTCATCGGTGTCCACCACCTCCTGGGGCATATCTATGCCGGTTTTCTGGCCTACCCTGGCCTGCCCTTGCCGGCGGTCTCCCTGGTGGTCTCGGGCGGGCATACCAACCTGGTCTACCTGGAGGATCACACCACCCGTCGTATCCTGGGGTCAACCCGGGATGACGCCGCCGGGGAAGCCTTCGACAAGGTGGCCAGGGTCCTGGGGTTGCCCTATCCGGGCGGGCCGGAGCTGGAAAAACTGGCCCGGGAAGGCAATCCCCGGGCCATTCCTTTCCCCCGGGCCTGGCTGGAGGAAAACAGCCTTGATTTCAGCTTTAGCGGCCTGAAATCTGCGGTCATCAACTACCTGCACCACGCCCGCCAGGTGGGCCAGGAGGTTAACCGGGCCGACGTGGCTGCCAGTTTCCAGGCGGCGGTGGCCGAGGTCCTGGTGACCAAGACCCTGCTGGCGGCTACCAGCTACCGGGCCAGGTCTATCCTTCTCGCCGGTGGGGTGGCGGCCAATTCGGTCCTGCGCCGGGAACTTCGTTCAGCCGGGGAGCAGGCGGGCCTCCCGGTCTTTTTTCCACCGCGGGAACTCTGCACCGACAACGCGGCCATGATCGGCTGTGCCGCTTATTACCAGTACCTGCGCCGGGATTTTGCCCCTTTAAGCCTCAACGCTATCCCCGATTTACCCCTTAATTGA
- the rimI gene encoding ribosomal protein S18-alanine N-acetyltransferase has translation MTVQILPMINEYLNGVLAIERVSFPTPWTRHSFQNEIYNNDFAYYYVALDGQKVIGYAGMWIILDEAHITNVAVHPDYRGRRLGEVLLRVLMQEAVYLGADRMTLEVRVSNHSAQRLYERLGFVRAGVRRGYYNDNREDAIIMWKHLFEENGKGIGDRNEYPGHREFL, from the coding sequence TTGACCGTCCAGATTTTGCCCATGATCAACGAGTATCTAAACGGGGTGCTGGCCATCGAGCGGGTTTCCTTTCCCACACCCTGGACGCGCCACTCCTTCCAGAATGAGATTTATAATAACGATTTTGCCTATTATTATGTGGCCCTGGACGGCCAGAAGGTCATCGGTTATGCCGGCATGTGGATCATCCTGGATGAGGCCCACATCACCAATGTAGCCGTCCACCCGGACTACCGCGGCCGGCGCCTGGGCGAAGTGCTGCTGCGGGTCCTGATGCAGGAAGCCGTCTACCTGGGTGCCGACCGGATGACCCTGGAGGTACGGGTCTCCAATCACTCCGCCCAGCGGTTGTATGAACGCCTGGGTTTTGTCAGGGCCGGGGTCCGCAGGGGCTACTATAACGACAACCGCGAAGACGCCATTATCATGTGGAAACACCTTTTTGAGGAGAATGGTAAAGGAATTGGCGACAGAAACGAATATCCTGGCCATCGAGAGTTCCTGTGA